A region of Candidatus Eremiobacterota bacterium DNA encodes the following proteins:
- a CDS encoding serine/threonine-protein kinase: protein MRCTRCGMENLSDARFCEKCGAALSSGAAGSLQAAAQAGKTLLGRYRIESRLGGGSMGAVYRAWDIRLEKFWALKEVTITSGTPEEKDEILSRFKREAKILSKLDHHNLPTVVDYFSEGGNHYLVMDLVEGEDLETWAEKPGKPGLPAAEVIDVALVILDVLDYLHRQAPPVLYRDLKPSNIMRQASDGTLFLVDFGIAKTIQAQEKRTGTAIGTEGYAPPEQYEGKCDPRSDLYALGATMHHLLTGQYPLVPFQFAPVPGIPADLQALLDRVLSRNAPDRYSSAAEMKKALLQVGASKGVNGAPPPVQAPRQIQALPPAQAPPQAQAPPLQAPSASLKSPPSPQKPGSQGTRPSLGKGLLMSIAAVILLCAIVAFGFAFVKQAGPKLAVLLKLKLPPSSPPGISVSMPRWEKEVKDTVTGAMDSMEKRDLEGHMSFYADRLDTYFSRKDCSWDFVRSDKERAIQHYHSIKITISNLTIHRVNDTTAKALFDKEWDCRNGKAFSGKEKQRLIFRKIDGSWKITSEEELEVYWVNHG, encoded by the coding sequence ATGCGATGCACCCGCTGCGGAATGGAAAACCTCAGTGACGCCCGCTTCTGCGAGAAGTGCGGCGCTGCTCTCTCATCAGGAGCGGCAGGATCCCTCCAGGCTGCCGCCCAGGCAGGAAAGACGCTCCTGGGGCGCTACCGGATAGAATCCCGTCTGGGAGGGGGCTCCATGGGAGCCGTCTACAGGGCATGGGACATAAGGCTGGAAAAATTCTGGGCTCTCAAGGAGGTCACCATCACTTCCGGCACGCCGGAGGAAAAAGATGAGATACTCTCGCGCTTCAAGCGTGAGGCCAAGATTCTCTCGAAGCTCGACCATCACAATCTTCCCACTGTCGTGGACTATTTCTCCGAGGGGGGAAATCATTACCTCGTGATGGATCTCGTGGAAGGTGAGGACCTGGAGACCTGGGCGGAAAAGCCGGGTAAACCGGGGCTTCCTGCCGCGGAAGTCATTGATGTCGCCCTGGTGATTCTGGATGTCCTTGACTATCTGCACCGCCAGGCCCCTCCGGTCCTTTACCGGGACCTCAAGCCCTCAAACATCATGCGCCAGGCCTCGGACGGGACTCTCTTCCTCGTGGACTTCGGCATTGCAAAAACCATCCAGGCTCAGGAGAAAAGAACCGGGACGGCCATCGGCACAGAAGGTTACGCTCCGCCCGAGCAATATGAGGGAAAATGCGATCCCCGCTCGGACCTTTATGCCCTGGGCGCCACAATGCACCACCTCCTTACGGGGCAGTATCCCCTGGTGCCCTTCCAGTTTGCCCCTGTTCCGGGCATACCGGCAGACCTCCAGGCCCTGCTTGACAGGGTCCTTTCCAGGAACGCCCCTGACCGTTACAGCTCAGCAGCGGAAATGAAAAAGGCCCTCCTCCAGGTGGGAGCTTCCAAGGGAGTCAACGGTGCTCCCCCGCCAGTCCAGGCGCCTCGCCAGATCCAGGCGCTCCCACCGGCCCAGGCGCCTCCTCAAGCCCAGGCGCCTCCCCTCCAGGCACCTTCCGCCTCTCTGAAAAGCCCTCCCTCCCCGCAGAAGCCAGGGAGCCAGGGAACAAGGCCATCTCTGGGAAAAGGGCTCTTAATGAGTATTGCAGCAGTGATTCTCCTTTGCGCCATCGTTGCCTTCGGCTTCGCCTTTGTGAAACAGGCGGGACCGAAACTGGCAGTGCTTCTCAAACTGAAGCTGCCTCCCTCATCGCCGCCGGGGATCTCGGTCAGCATGCCACGATGGGAAAAGGAAGTGAAGGATACCGTCACGGGCGCCATGGATTCAATGGAAAAGAGAGACCTCGAGGGACATATGAGCTTCTATGCTGACAGGCTTGATACCTATTTCAGCAGGAAGGACTGCTCCTGGGATTTTGTAAGAAGCGACAAGGAGAGGGCCATTCAGCACTACCACTCCATAAAGATAACGATTTCAAACCTCACGATCCACAGGGTCAATGACACCACTGCCAAGGCCCTTTTCGACAAGGAGTGGGACTGCAGGAACGGCAAGGCCTTCTCGGGCAAGGAGAAGCAGCGCCTCATATTCAGGAAAATCGACGGGAGCTGGAAGATAACGAGCGAAGAGGAGCTTGAGGTTTACTGGGTGAACCACGGGTAA
- a CDS encoding CocE/NonD family hydrolase C-terminal non-catalytic domain-containing protein yields the protein MRARYRKGFDREVPLTPGAVEKYTINLHHFGHTFLKGHRLRVDVTSSASPFCNPNQNTGNPVATDTGWKKARQTVCHSSKYPSRLVLPVLER from the coding sequence ATAAGGGCCCGCTACAGGAAAGGTTTTGACAGGGAAGTGCCCCTTACGCCCGGTGCCGTCGAGAAATACACCATCAACCTCCACCACTTCGGCCACACGTTTCTGAAGGGCCACCGGCTCCGTGTCGATGTCACGAGCAGCGCCTCTCCTTTCTGCAATCCCAACCAGAACACGGGCAACCCCGTGGCTACCGACACCGGGTGGAAAAAGGCACGGCAGACTGTCTGCCACTCATCGAAGTATCCCTCGCGCCTTGTGCTTCCTGTCCTGGAAAGATAA
- a CDS encoding ferritin family protein: MEGKFSVIAVISILFAATLAISPLFCADIDSKTLANIQEAYHKELNERASYLAFARKADQEGYTQVASLFRAAARSEERHARNFTELIRGIMENPNFEPQADIRKPDVKSTRENLEAALKGESSERDTIYPDFTRQAREENRIYSARAFEVTIRAETEHARLFSEALKNMKAWKGGKKNFLVCSVCGYTTPDMTIKKCPVCSVPRNKIETVN; this comes from the coding sequence ATGGAAGGAAAATTTTCCGTCATAGCAGTCATATCGATTCTCTTTGCCGCAACACTCGCGATATCACCCCTTTTCTGTGCCGACATCGATTCAAAGACCCTGGCAAACATCCAGGAAGCTTATCACAAGGAGCTCAATGAGCGTGCCAGCTATCTCGCCTTCGCCCGGAAGGCCGATCAGGAAGGCTACACCCAGGTGGCAAGCCTTTTCAGGGCCGCCGCCCGCTCCGAAGAGCGCCATGCAAGAAACTTCACCGAGCTCATAAGGGGCATCATGGAAAACCCGAATTTCGAGCCTCAGGCCGATATCAGGAAGCCTGACGTGAAGTCCACGAGGGAGAACCTCGAGGCAGCCCTCAAGGGGGAGTCATCCGAGCGCGACACTATTTACCCCGACTTCACCAGGCAGGCCAGGGAGGAAAACAGGATCTACTCCGCCAGGGCCTTCGAAGTCACCATAAGGGCCGAGACGGAGCACGCAAGACTTTTCAGCGAAGCACTCAAAAATATGAAGGCATGGAAGGGCGGCAAGAAGAACTTCCTGGTCTGCTCAGTCTGCGGTTACACCACACCGGACATGACCATCAAGAAATGCCCCGTGTGCTCTGTGCCGAGAAACAAGATAGAAACAGTGAACTAG
- a CDS encoding ferric reductase-like transmembrane domain-containing protein: MKSWRAPAAIFLLIVFIAAPLIMIFLWHGNLAPRIENDQTNALMELGRLAALMGVYLLMVQLLLIGRVWWIERVFGLDHLAQVHHLNGLLIIPLLCAHPLLLAFGYATRDGRGFIDQYKDFLTWDSVIPAGIGLGLLFLSVFFSLGVLRKKLKYETWLAFHLLAYVALALAFLHQVRTGNDLIDSTALLAFWYGLYGFCLGNLVLFRFIKPVFSMARFGFTVDRIEHESSDVASVYIKGKNLDKFHYSAGQFAIVRFLGGSFILEAHPFSLSSTPGSPFIRFSIKSSGDFTARVPSLPPGMKVCIDGPHGVFTADTLITSKVLLVAGGIGITPLRGLAEAFLREGKEVTLLYSTRAKNGIVFKEELDELAKAHRTFSLHYIVSDDPSWEGEKGRIDSEKIKRLVKDPPEHDAYVCGPPPMMKGLVKLLESEGIRKSAIHYERFAL; this comes from the coding sequence ATGAAATCGTGGAGAGCGCCGGCCGCTATTTTTCTTCTCATAGTCTTCATCGCGGCTCCCCTCATCATGATCTTCCTCTGGCATGGCAACCTTGCGCCAAGGATTGAGAATGATCAGACCAACGCGCTCATGGAGCTGGGAAGGCTTGCAGCTCTCATGGGCGTTTACCTTCTGATGGTGCAGCTTCTCCTCATCGGCAGGGTCTGGTGGATTGAGCGGGTCTTCGGGCTTGACCACCTGGCCCAGGTCCATCACCTCAACGGGCTCCTCATTATCCCCCTCCTCTGCGCCCACCCGCTGCTGCTGGCCTTCGGCTACGCCACGAGGGACGGGAGAGGCTTCATAGACCAGTACAAGGATTTTCTCACATGGGATTCGGTCATCCCCGCGGGGATAGGCCTCGGGCTTCTCTTCCTTTCAGTGTTTTTTTCACTCGGCGTGCTGAGAAAAAAGCTGAAATATGAAACCTGGCTCGCCTTTCACCTGCTCGCCTACGTGGCCCTTGCCCTGGCCTTTCTCCACCAGGTGAGAACGGGCAATGACCTCATTGACAGCACCGCCCTCCTCGCTTTCTGGTACGGCCTCTATGGCTTCTGCCTGGGGAATCTCGTGCTCTTCCGCTTCATAAAGCCTGTTTTCTCAATGGCGCGCTTCGGCTTCACCGTGGACAGGATCGAGCATGAGAGCAGCGATGTGGCTTCCGTTTATATCAAGGGAAAAAACCTCGATAAATTCCATTATTCCGCCGGGCAGTTCGCCATCGTGCGCTTTCTCGGCGGCTCATTCATCCTTGAGGCCCATCCTTTCTCGCTTTCAAGCACCCCGGGGAGCCCTTTCATCAGGTTCAGCATAAAGAGCTCCGGCGATTTTACCGCGCGGGTCCCCTCTCTTCCCCCCGGCATGAAAGTCTGCATAGACGGCCCCCACGGCGTCTTTACCGCCGACACCCTGATTACCTCAAAGGTCCTTCTTGTGGCGGGGGGAATAGGGATCACTCCCCTCAGGGGGCTTGCCGAAGCCTTCCTCAGAGAGGGGAAGGAAGTGACGCTCCTCTACAGCACGAGGGCAAAAAACGGGATTGTCTTCAAAGAGGAGCTCGATGAGCTCGCAAAAGCCCACAGGACCTTCTCACTCCACTACATAGTAAGTGACGATCCTTCATGGGAAGGGGAAAAAGGGAGAATTGACAGCGAGAAGATAAAGAGGCTTGTGAAGGATCCCCCGGAGCATGACGCTTACGTATGTGGTCCGCCCCCCATGATGAAAGGCCTGGTGAAGCTTCTTGAATCGGAAGGAATCCGGAAGAGCGCCATTCACTATGAGCGCTTCGCTCTGTGA
- a CDS encoding HAD family hydrolase: MQEPEATRHERALKDVKVIGFDADDTLWVNEPFYRERERQFCALLSEFLPEENAQAELFATEMANLSLYGYGVKGFTLSMIETALRVTAMKVPLPVVERIIQMGKSLIDQPIELIEGVEAVLKALQGRFRLIIATKGDLLDQERKLTRSGLSPYFHHIEIMSDKKEGNYRSLLGHLDIEPCHFAMVGNSMKSDIEPVLRLGGFGIHVPFHTTWQHEESSDAMPESDRFYRINGLDELTGLFESGVKAARL; encoded by the coding sequence ATGCAGGAGCCGGAAGCCACCAGACATGAGCGGGCATTGAAAGATGTCAAGGTGATTGGCTTTGATGCCGACGACACCCTCTGGGTGAACGAGCCCTTCTACCGCGAGAGGGAGCGCCAGTTCTGCGCCCTTCTCTCGGAGTTTCTCCCCGAAGAAAATGCTCAGGCCGAGCTCTTTGCCACCGAGATGGCAAACCTCTCCCTTTACGGATACGGTGTGAAAGGCTTTACCCTCTCCATGATAGAGACGGCCCTCAGGGTGACGGCGATGAAAGTGCCTCTTCCCGTCGTGGAGCGGATAATCCAGATGGGCAAAAGCCTTATCGATCAGCCCATTGAGCTTATCGAGGGGGTGGAGGCCGTGCTGAAGGCGCTTCAGGGCCGCTTCAGGCTCATCATTGCCACGAAAGGGGACCTGCTGGACCAGGAGCGGAAGCTCACCCGCTCGGGGCTCTCTCCTTACTTTCACCACATCGAGATAATGAGCGACAAGAAGGAAGGCAACTACAGGAGCCTCCTTGGGCACCTGGACATTGAGCCTTGCCACTTCGCCATGGTGGGGAATTCAATGAAGAGTGACATAGAGCCCGTGTTGAGGCTGGGTGGCTTTGGCATCCATGTCCCTTTCCACACCACATGGCAGCACGAGGAAAGCAGCGATGCCATGCCTGAGAGCGACAGGTTTTACAGGATAAACGGGCTTGACGAGCTCACCGGGCTTTTTGAAAGCGGTGTGAAGGCGGCGCGCCTCTGA
- a CDS encoding protein kinase, with product MGFRVPAPDGRKRENLPVLVLPEGTLLKGCYKISYLTMGGMSVVYKAVKGTMTYLIKEVEASDSQGVISLSQEKSTLERLDHPGIVKVFDFFGEEGFYYLVVEYIDGESLDKLVSPIRDVFLQEKVVLEWAMQLYDIFEYLHRQKPPIIYRDLKPQNIIKDRQGKVHLADFGIARVLKDAKTSDTSPMGTAITASPEHYGGRQTDARSDIFTIGATLHFLLTNGKHTGTLFEFPPLRTINPKVSENLEQVIRKATELEPEKRYQSIGEMRQAHLNTREAPLPVIEPFGKEKAPDEERGKGKPWGEPLARPPEKTSSANLTIFAVTAACFALIAGALMIAQNLFPKKPADIQAPPATVAMEATTPLPEPSPQESARKQNIVIKPSSLRTKAVNVIKAQGKKGPLAEKLRQALPAKDPQTAAPPPLSDPGSYPVANPGIYAPRTRRTPPPLPGTTGDSPGRDPQLTGASQGHRTEGVWALKTRDDGSTAAFSKEGGFSIIFPPETIEIPDMPTFTDKGIARGNRSFFCKADFYPLPQGIKVGELKKYHHKALQNCYPRLKILGIVEEPGGMVIADYLINRPDGDSMRVEEIVRSALRTGNIAVLSFGAVEKSFNSTEMEARKSVFFKSFTD from the coding sequence ATGGGATTCAGGGTGCCTGCGCCTGACGGGAGGAAGAGGGAGAATCTCCCGGTGCTCGTTCTTCCCGAGGGCACGCTCCTCAAGGGCTGCTACAAGATTAGCTACCTCACCATGGGGGGCATGTCTGTCGTGTACAAGGCAGTGAAAGGCACGATGACCTATCTTATCAAGGAGGTGGAAGCCTCCGACTCACAGGGCGTCATCTCCCTCTCCCAGGAAAAGAGCACCCTCGAGCGCCTGGACCACCCGGGAATCGTCAAGGTCTTTGACTTCTTCGGCGAGGAGGGCTTCTACTACCTTGTCGTCGAGTACATTGACGGCGAAAGCCTCGACAAGCTTGTCTCGCCCATCAGGGACGTGTTTCTCCAGGAAAAGGTGGTCCTTGAATGGGCGATGCAGCTTTATGACATCTTCGAGTACCTCCACAGGCAGAAGCCGCCCATCATCTACCGGGACCTCAAGCCCCAGAACATCATCAAGGACCGCCAGGGGAAGGTCCACCTCGCCGACTTCGGCATCGCCCGCGTGCTCAAGGACGCCAAGACCTCCGACACCTCCCCGATGGGAACGGCCATCACGGCTTCGCCGGAGCACTACGGCGGCAGGCAGACCGACGCGCGCTCCGACATCTTCACCATCGGCGCCACGCTCCATTTCCTGCTCACGAACGGGAAGCACACGGGAACGCTCTTCGAGTTCCCCCCCCTGAGGACAATCAACCCCAAGGTGTCGGAGAACCTGGAGCAGGTGATAAGGAAAGCTACTGAATTAGAGCCTGAGAAGCGGTACCAGTCCATCGGCGAGATGCGCCAGGCCCACCTGAACACCAGGGAGGCGCCCCTCCCCGTGATAGAGCCTTTCGGAAAGGAAAAGGCACCGGATGAGGAGCGCGGAAAAGGGAAGCCATGGGGAGAGCCTCTTGCCAGGCCACCGGAAAAAACAAGCAGTGCCAATCTCACCATTTTTGCAGTGACAGCAGCCTGCTTTGCCCTGATCGCGGGGGCACTGATGATAGCACAGAATCTTTTTCCCAAGAAGCCTGCCGATATCCAGGCGCCGCCTGCCACGGTAGCCATGGAAGCGACCACTCCCCTGCCTGAGCCTTCACCGCAGGAATCGGCCAGAAAGCAGAATATCGTGATAAAACCTTCCTCCCTCAGGACCAAGGCGGTGAATGTCATAAAAGCTCAAGGCAAAAAAGGCCCCCTCGCAGAGAAGCTCCGTCAGGCCCTGCCTGCAAAGGATCCCCAGACGGCAGCACCGCCCCCTCTCTCGGATCCCGGCAGCTATCCTGTGGCCAATCCCGGCATTTACGCTCCCAGGACAAGGCGCACTCCTCCCCCCCTTCCCGGCACCACAGGCGACAGCCCGGGGAGAGATCCTCAGCTCACCGGTGCTTCACAGGGCCATCGGACCGAAGGTGTATGGGCACTGAAAACGAGGGATGACGGAAGCACTGCGGCATTTTCAAAAGAGGGCGGCTTTTCCATCATCTTCCCACCTGAAACCATCGAGATTCCTGATATGCCCACCTTCACCGATAAGGGGATCGCCCGCGGGAACCGCAGCTTTTTCTGCAAGGCCGATTTCTATCCTCTTCCCCAGGGCATCAAGGTAGGTGAGCTGAAAAAATACCATCACAAGGCATTGCAGAATTGTTATCCACGCTTGAAAATCCTCGGCATCGTCGAGGAGCCCGGCGGGATGGTGATAGCCGATTACCTTATAAATCGGCCCGACGGCGATTCCATGCGGGTGGAGGAGATCGTCAGGAGCGCCCTCCGCACCGGGAATATCGCCGTGCTCTCCTTCGGGGCCGTGGAGAAGAGCTTTAACTCCACCGAAATGGAGGCCAGGAAGAGTGTCTTTTTCAAATCATTCACCGACTAG
- a CDS encoding radical SAM protein: MKTGLVYITYESDEYERQGELLQVPHLGLGSIASYIEGQGFPCELISFRLSGGENEKAIGDFALESFDVLGFSLYTQNYRPTIALAKALKIRKPGLKIILGGPHATWTHEDLIRNHEEISAVCRHEGEKSFLELLQAIKAGESFHGISGVTFRDNGAVRAEAPGPPLDELDSLPFPRRTFTGASRSWQERFNRSTFRTERGAVIITSRGCPFLCAFCAITAGGKNHWSARSSRSVEEEARKVKALTGATHFYALDANFLVDPLRALAIGRAFKGLCCTFSFAARADQVAENGKLMGKLRELGCSMIEVGIESGSQAVLDRYRKGTKVAQNERAIAVLREHGIRLGFDFLMFMPTLTFDELCESFAFIRRNGLYGTEPFETLAKRVELYPGTALRGEWERLNGPSDPHSLPRYHFGDGRIEALYQGIREFMDRYYFRARERAALLRKALFPLEALIAGNPGLLERPSRRFIGKCLIECDIQNRIAFRFFEEALSRCASGKGAAPDEVLSAPHRERIEGFLSEFPRVMEAIMELQVKYGSHLE, translated from the coding sequence ATGAAGACCGGCCTCGTGTATATTACTTATGAATCTGACGAATATGAAAGGCAGGGAGAGCTCCTGCAGGTCCCCCACCTGGGCCTGGGCTCCATTGCGTCATACATTGAAGGTCAAGGCTTCCCCTGCGAATTAATAAGCTTCAGGCTCAGCGGCGGTGAAAACGAAAAAGCCATAGGTGATTTTGCCCTTGAGAGCTTCGATGTGCTGGGATTTTCCCTCTATACCCAGAACTACCGGCCCACTATTGCCCTCGCCAAGGCACTGAAAATAAGGAAGCCCGGCCTTAAGATCATCCTGGGTGGGCCCCATGCGACTTGGACCCATGAGGACCTCATAAGAAACCATGAGGAAATAAGCGCCGTATGCCGCCACGAGGGGGAAAAGAGCTTTCTTGAGCTCTTGCAGGCAATCAAGGCGGGAGAATCCTTCCACGGAATTTCCGGCGTCACATTCCGAGATAATGGCGCGGTCCGTGCCGAGGCGCCAGGCCCTCCCCTCGATGAGCTGGACTCCCTTCCCTTTCCCAGGCGCACTTTTACCGGAGCCTCGCGCTCCTGGCAGGAGCGCTTCAACAGGAGCACTTTCAGGACCGAAAGAGGGGCCGTCATCATCACGAGCAGGGGGTGCCCCTTCCTGTGCGCCTTCTGCGCCATCACGGCAGGAGGGAAAAACCACTGGTCAGCAAGAAGCTCCCGGTCTGTGGAAGAAGAGGCCCGGAAGGTAAAGGCCCTTACAGGAGCCACCCATTTTTACGCGCTGGACGCCAACTTCCTGGTGGATCCCCTGAGGGCTCTTGCCATAGGGAGGGCCTTCAAGGGGCTCTGCTGTACCTTCTCCTTCGCCGCGAGAGCCGACCAGGTGGCCGAAAATGGGAAGCTCATGGGGAAGCTCAGGGAGCTGGGCTGCTCCATGATTGAAGTAGGCATAGAGAGCGGCAGCCAGGCAGTGCTTGACCGGTACCGCAAGGGAACGAAAGTGGCGCAGAATGAGAGGGCCATCGCGGTGCTGAGGGAGCATGGAATAAGGCTGGGATTCGACTTTCTGATGTTTATGCCCACCCTTACCTTCGATGAGCTCTGCGAGAGCTTTGCCTTCATAAGAAGAAACGGTCTTTACGGCACCGAGCCCTTTGAGACCCTCGCCAAGCGCGTGGAGCTTTACCCCGGCACGGCGCTCCGCGGGGAATGGGAGCGCCTCAACGGGCCTTCCGACCCCCATTCACTGCCGCGCTATCACTTCGGCGACGGGCGCATTGAAGCCCTTTATCAAGGTATCAGGGAATTCATGGACCGTTACTATTTCAGGGCCAGGGAGCGCGCCGCACTGTTAAGAAAGGCTCTTTTTCCCCTCGAGGCCCTGATTGCCGGGAATCCCGGGCTGCTTGAAAGGCCTTCCAGGAGATTCATCGGGAAATGCCTCATTGAATGCGACATTCAGAACCGAATCGCTTTCAGGTTCTTCGAGGAGGCGCTCTCACGGTGCGCTTCAGGGAAAGGGGCGGCCCCTGACGAGGTGCTGTCCGCGCCCCACCGGGAGAGGATTGAAGGGTTTCTTAGTGAGTTTCCCAGGGTGATGGAGGCAATCATGGAGCTGCAGGTGAAATACGGCAGCCATCTTGAATAG
- a CDS encoding ATP-grasp domain-containing protein codes for MAPGRRILARDGRLQEALDFYASRGYQISLYHHEDALPGFIKERAFDYFLLSHPGEIPFCESLEARGAHLVGAGFLRPSASLDKIRQKEKTKALGLSTPPSVVIRRHEKDSFLLTVRTLEMKPPYIIKNPAAHGSRGVTLLATSEEMESRVPDLLSDSDVLIMEHFIEARELALCLMGEDEALLLPPVEIFHGGRLFSREAKLQGFTISIPAALTKRERGRLSELAMRAYRAFECHGMVRLDMLLGRDGTPYLLEIMSFGEGMSSHHLSTRSAACLGIGFFRLLLLHLDWAHSRAGRRGHG; via the coding sequence ATGGCACCAGGGAGAAGGATTCTCGCCAGGGACGGGCGACTCCAGGAAGCTCTTGATTTTTATGCTTCCAGGGGGTATCAGATTTCCCTGTATCACCATGAAGACGCCCTTCCAGGCTTCATAAAGGAGCGCGCTTTCGATTATTTCCTCCTCTCCCACCCGGGGGAGATCCCCTTCTGCGAATCCCTGGAAGCCAGGGGGGCGCACCTTGTGGGGGCAGGTTTTCTCAGGCCTTCCGCTTCCCTTGATAAAATCAGGCAGAAGGAGAAAACAAAGGCTCTCGGGCTCTCCACCCCTCCCTCGGTAGTCATCCGGCGCCATGAAAAGGATTCATTTCTCTTGACGGTGCGCACCCTTGAAATGAAGCCGCCCTACATCATCAAGAACCCTGCAGCTCACGGGAGCAGGGGCGTTACATTACTCGCCACATCGGAAGAAATGGAAAGCAGGGTGCCGGATCTCCTCAGTGACAGCGATGTCCTCATAATGGAGCATTTCATCGAGGCAAGGGAGCTGGCCCTGTGCCTCATGGGAGAGGACGAGGCCCTCCTTCTTCCCCCCGTGGAGATATTTCATGGAGGGCGCCTCTTCTCCAGGGAGGCGAAACTGCAGGGCTTTACCATAAGCATTCCTGCCGCGCTCACAAAAAGAGAGCGCGGCAGGCTCTCAGAGCTTGCCATGAGGGCTTACAGGGCTTTTGAGTGCCACGGCATGGTCCGCCTTGACATGCTCCTTGGCAGGGACGGGACTCCCTATCTGCTGGAGATAATGTCCTTCGGAGAGGGAATGAGCTCGCACCATCTGAGCACCAGGAGCGCCGCCTGCCTGGGCATCGGCTTCTTTCGGCTCCTCCTTCTTCACCTTGACTGGGCCCATTCACGGGCCGGGAGGAGAGGGCATGGATAG
- a CDS encoding SPASM domain-containing protein, protein MDSRLTFPHGVEFKIFRAGRRSLIYDVEGAGLFFAEEPALSLLRLGRTMEKKALMRVLEPRFGRRQIRESLEQMAELRARGFLLERGEVKRLGPSGEGSRLQYLVLLVTSRCNLACRYCFTRERRGEPPDMAPATAKKAVDLLVGRLRRDNTPGGTICFFGGEPLLNFSCIRETASYAREKGKDLSLTLSLVTNGTLLTPSIIAFLKEHAIETRIGIDGPRDVEDSIRPGACGEKAFPMVTRHLPLLISTLGDSLSARATCTTENNNPWEVYRSLKALGFPRVDLGPCLFSPDKDLALREKAHLRTYVKGMVALKREEIKEGAYQGGTSDFFRRVLLRKKRLYACGYGRSTVTVEPSGAIIPCYRFSGMHHFTMGDLWKGFSRGAEKEYGKTVNDLPRCRVCWARYYCGGGCPGDRYDLNGSLEKPVHEFCSYLKQSFSAMLRLFIELPDPVREGLINAMTGPMERRKDHEREEKG, encoded by the coding sequence ATGGATAGCAGGCTCACTTTTCCCCACGGCGTGGAATTCAAGATCTTCAGGGCAGGGCGCCGCAGCCTCATCTACGACGTCGAGGGCGCCGGCCTTTTCTTTGCCGAGGAGCCGGCCCTCTCGCTCCTCAGGCTGGGCAGGACCATGGAAAAGAAAGCCCTGATGAGAGTTCTGGAGCCCCGCTTCGGCCGCCGCCAGATCCGGGAGAGCCTGGAACAGATGGCGGAGCTCAGAGCCCGGGGATTTCTGCTAGAGCGCGGCGAAGTAAAGCGGCTCGGCCCGTCAGGCGAGGGGAGCCGCCTCCAGTATCTCGTGCTCCTTGTCACCTCCCGCTGTAACCTTGCCTGCCGTTACTGCTTCACCAGGGAGCGCCGCGGGGAGCCGCCGGACATGGCGCCTGCGACGGCAAAAAAGGCCGTCGATCTCCTTGTCGGCAGGCTCAGGAGAGACAATACGCCCGGCGGCACCATCTGCTTTTTCGGCGGCGAGCCTCTTCTCAACTTTTCCTGCATCAGGGAGACGGCGTCATATGCCCGCGAAAAGGGAAAGGACCTTTCCCTCACCCTCTCGCTGGTCACCAACGGCACCCTTCTCACACCCTCGATAATAGCATTCCTGAAAGAGCATGCCATTGAGACAAGAATCGGCATTGACGGGCCCCGGGACGTGGAGGATTCAATCAGGCCAGGGGCTTGCGGTGAAAAGGCCTTCCCGATGGTCACCAGGCATCTTCCCCTCCTGATCAGCACCCTTGGTGACAGCCTTTCCGCCAGGGCCACCTGCACCACGGAAAACAACAACCCCTGGGAAGTGTACCGCTCCCTCAAGGCCCTGGGCTTCCCGAGAGTGGACCTCGGCCCCTGCCTTTTCTCGCCAGACAAAGACCTCGCCCTGAGGGAAAAAGCTCACCTGAGGACCTATGTGAAGGGGATGGTCGCGCTCAAAAGGGAAGAGATAAAGGAAGGGGCCTATCAGGGAGGCACCTCTGATTTTTTCAGGAGGGTGCTGCTGAGAAAAAAAAGGCTTTATGCCTGCGGGTACGGGCGGTCCACCGTGACCGTGGAGCCCTCGGGCGCCATCATACCCTGTTATCGCTTCAGCGGCATGCATCACTTCACCATGGGCGACCTCTGGAAGGGATTCTCAAGGGGCGCTGAGAAAGAATATGGGAAGACCGTCAATGACCTTCCCCGCTGCAGGGTCTGCTGGGCTCGCTACTACTGCGGGGGAGGGTGTCCCGGCGATCGCTACGATCTCAACGGGAGCCTGGAAAAGCCGGTGCATGAGTTCTGCTCTTACCTGAAGCAGTCATTCTCTGCAATGCTCAGGCTCTTCATTGAGCTCCCCGACCCGGTGAGGGAAGGGCTCATCAATGCCATGACAGGCCCCATGGAGAGAAGGAAAGACCATGAAAGAGAAGAAAAAGGGTGA